DNA sequence from the Burkholderiales bacterium genome:
ATGAGCTGAGCGATTTTCTGGTCAGCGTGGCACCGCGCCGCTCGCCGCGTGCCGCTGCGTGCGGTCGCATTACGTATCACGATTCGTGCAGCGGCCTGCGCGAGATGGGAATCAAGACCCAGCCACGCGAGCTGCTGGCGCAAGCCGGAGCCGAGCTGATTGAGATGAAGGATTGCGAACAATGCTGCGGCTTCGGCGGCACCTTCGCGGTCAAGTACGGCGACATCTCGGGCGCCATCGTCAACGAGAAGTGCCGTCACATTCAAGCAACGGGCGCCGATGCGGTGGTGCTCGGCGACCTGGGCTGCATGCTGAACATCGAAGGCAGGCTGCAGCGCCTGGGTGACAAGACGCGCGTATTGCACGTAGCTCAGGTTCTGGCGGGGTCCGCTTAGTGCAAGTTCAAAGCATGCATTTCAAACAGCGCGCAGGGCAGAAGCTGGCTGACGTGCGGCTGCAGAAGAATCTGAGGAAGCTGGCCGAGAAATTTGTCACGGCGCGCTCCGCCGCGATCGCGGAGCTCGATGACTTCGAAGCGACGCGGGACGCCGCGGTCGAGCGCCGCAACCGCGTGCTGGCGACCCTTGACGTGTGGCTGCAGACGTTCGAGCGCAATGCGACTGCGCACGGCGCCACGGTGCTATATGCGCAAACGCATGAAGACGCCGCCCGCCTGATCGTCGAAATCGCGGCTCTGCACGGCGTGCGCAAGGTAACCAAGTCGAAGTCGATGGTGTCCGAAGAGATCGGGCTGAATCACGCGTTCGGGGCCGCCGGCATCACCCCGGTCGAGACCGACCTGGGCGAATACATCCTGCAGATCAACGACAACGAAGCGCCGTCTCACATCATTGCGCCGGTGATTCACAAGGACAAGGAAGAAATCTCGGACCTTTTTGCGCGCGTGCACGGGCTGCCGCGCAAGACCGAGATCACGCAGCTGACGCGCGAAGCGCGCGAAGTGCTGCGCGGCCACTTTCTATCGGCCGACATGGGCGTCACCGGCGCCAACTTCCTGATCGCCGAAACCGGGTCGGCGGCCGTCGTCACCAACGAAGGCAACGAAGGCATGTGCACGATCATGCCCCCGAAGGTTCACGTGGTGTTGACCGGGATCGAGAAGTTGCTGCCGACCCTGGAAGATCTCGCGACGCTGATGCGATTGCTGCCGCGCTCGGCCACCGGGCAGCAGATCTCGAACTACCTTTCGCTTCTGACGGGCCCGCGTCGCGCCAGCGAGGTCGACGGCCCCGAGCACATGTATTACGTGCTGCTCGACGCCGGCCGCAGCGCGTTGATCGGCGGCGAGTTCCAGGAGATGCTGCGCTGTATCCGTTGCGGCGCCTGCATGAATCACTGCCCGGTGTATCAGAACGTCGGCGGCCACGCCTATGGCTGGGTCTATCCGGGGCCTATGGGCTCGGTGTTGACGCCGGCGTTCGTCGGCCTCGAAAACGCGGGCGATTTGCCGAACGCCTCGACTTTCTGCGGAGAATGCGCGGTCGTGTGTCCGGTCAAAATTCCTTTGCCGGATTTGATGCGCAAGCTGCGCGAACAGCAGGTTGAGCGCGGCCTGCGCGCAAAGCGCGAACGCGTTGCATTGACGGTGTGGTTGGCGCTCGCGCGGCGACCGCGGCTTTACGCGCTTATCGCGGCACTGTCGGCGCATACACTGTCCCGGTTGGCAGGCAAAACGAAGCTGCTGCACTGGTTGCCATTCGGCTCCGGCTGGACCAAAGGCCGCGACATGCCGGCGCCTGCCGGGCGAACGTTTCGAGCGTTATATCGAATGCGCGAGCAAAAGAAATCGAATGTCGGCGATTGAGCAGAACGCAGGCGCGAAAGAGCGCATTCTCGCGCGTATACGCAGCGCGCGCGAAGCGCAGGAATCGAGGCGCAAAATCGAGTTGCAGGAGATCGCGCGCCATCTCGATGCGCATCCGCGCGGTCCGCGGCTGATGATCGAAGATGAGGCCGGCATGGCAGGCTCGATGCAAGCGCGTTTTCTGGAGCGCGCGCGGGCGATGGCGAGCACGTTCGAGGAAGTGGCGAGTATGAATCAGGTGCCGCACGCCATCGCGGCCTATTTGATTGCAAACGGTTTGCCGAAGGAGGTCGTGGCGTGGCCCGAATTTTCGCGGCTC
Encoded proteins:
- a CDS encoding (Fe-S)-binding protein: MRPEIGFAAIKLLEEAGCEVAVPSAQTCCGQPAYNSGNAANACALAAKTLNEFEPFDYVVVPSGSCAGQIKVHFPQLFENDPQLRARAEQLAARTYELSDFLVSVAPRRSPRAAACGRITYHDSCSGLREMGIKTQPRELLAQAGAELIEMKDCEQCCGFGGTFAVKYGDISGAIVNEKCRHIQATGADAVVLGDLGCMLNIEGRLQRLGDKTRVLHVAQVLAGSA
- a CDS encoding iron-sulfur cluster-binding protein, with the translated sequence MQVQSMHFKQRAGQKLADVRLQKNLRKLAEKFVTARSAAIAELDDFEATRDAAVERRNRVLATLDVWLQTFERNATAHGATVLYAQTHEDAARLIVEIAALHGVRKVTKSKSMVSEEIGLNHAFGAAGITPVETDLGEYILQINDNEAPSHIIAPVIHKDKEEISDLFARVHGLPRKTEITQLTREAREVLRGHFLSADMGVTGANFLIAETGSAAVVTNEGNEGMCTIMPPKVHVVLTGIEKLLPTLEDLATLMRLLPRSATGQQISNYLSLLTGPRRASEVDGPEHMYYVLLDAGRSALIGGEFQEMLRCIRCGACMNHCPVYQNVGGHAYGWVYPGPMGSVLTPAFVGLENAGDLPNASTFCGECAVVCPVKIPLPDLMRKLREQQVERGLRAKRERVALTVWLALARRPRLYALIAALSAHTLSRLAGKTKLLHWLPFGSGWTKGRDMPAPAGRTFRALYRMREQKKSNVGD